Proteins from a genomic interval of Meiothermus cerbereus DSM 11376:
- a CDS encoding transposase — translation MHTAAQSLLSAILALLPSPHLRDSLKALLFLLLQGHGKARPQHSQTKSPSALSRFLNSYPWPTRALIRLARQEAEKTLHLARRRRGPKPRLLVVLDLVTLEKQGTFPLLPLSFFHGKWGLHLVVLYLVYGDLRVPWVYRLWRGKGEKSLSLLALRLLAALPPWMRKAFRIRVVADAAFGTLCFLTGVQGMGLEAVVGMRRDRRTREGQRLLNLRRQGSKVYLRGLAFPVWVSWYRYPLPKGKWEWRYVVATFPASGRTVLLWGRRRFSIEHFFKAMKSEFSLGQFGQRTPLGVHRFLVLCFLAYLLAHWVRMEQEGEGLTWREAARESLRLLLPGLVAQAALGELHALGLWHPPPDEVRGKAGLCRLCKRCKF, via the coding sequence ATGCACACAGCAGCCCAGTCCCTACTCTCAGCCATCCTGGCCCTCCTGCCAAGCCCCCACCTGCGGGATTCCCTCAAAGCCCTGCTCTTCCTGCTCCTCCAAGGCCATGGCAAGGCCAGGCCCCAGCACAGCCAGACCAAGTCCCCCTCCGCCCTCTCCCGCTTCCTGAATAGCTACCCCTGGCCCACCCGCGCCCTCATCCGCCTGGCTAGGCAGGAAGCTGAAAAAACCCTGCACCTGGCTAGGAGAAGACGAGGCCCCAAGCCCAGGCTCTTGGTGGTCCTGGACCTGGTCACCCTGGAGAAGCAAGGCACCTTTCCCCTCCTGCCGCTCTCCTTTTTCCACGGCAAGTGGGGCCTGCATCTGGTGGTGCTTTACCTGGTCTACGGTGACCTTCGGGTGCCCTGGGTCTATCGCCTCTGGCGAGGTAAAGGCGAGAAGAGCCTTTCCCTCCTGGCCCTGCGGCTTCTCGCGGCCCTGCCCCCCTGGATGCGGAAGGCCTTTCGTATTCGGGTGGTGGCCGACGCCGCCTTCGGCACCCTCTGCTTCCTCACGGGGGTGCAGGGGATGGGCCTGGAGGCGGTGGTGGGGATGCGGCGGGATCGGAGGACGCGGGAGGGTCAGCGCCTCCTGAACCTCAGACGGCAGGGGAGCAAGGTTTACCTACGGGGTCTGGCCTTTCCGGTCTGGGTCAGTTGGTACCGCTACCCTCTGCCCAAGGGGAAATGGGAATGGCGGTATGTGGTGGCCACCTTTCCCGCCAGCGGAAGGACGGTGCTCCTGTGGGGCAGGCGGAGGTTCAGCATCGAGCATTTCTTCAAGGCCATGAAAAGCGAGTTTTCTTTGGGGCAATTCGGCCAGAGAACCCCCTTAGGGGTGCATCGTTTCCTGGTGCTTTGCTTTCTCGCCTACCTGCTGGCGCACTGGGTGCGGATGGAGCAGGAGGGAGAGGGGCTGACCTGGCGGGAGGCGGCCAGGGAGTCCCTGCGCCTTCTCTTGCCCGGACTTGTAGCTCAGGCGGCACTGGGGGAACTTCATGCCCTAGGCCTCTGGCACCCACCGCCGGATGAAGTGAGAGGAAAAGCAGGTTTATGCAGGCTATGCAAGAGGTGCAAGTTTTGA
- a CDS encoding NAD(P)/FAD-dependent oxidoreductase: MTGIPDVLVVGAGLAGLAAARDLARAGHTVHILEKSRGVAGRAATRRLELDGRVVPIDHGAQYFTAKNAPLRILLPDLVQHGLVREWSQGFPVLKPNGIKAHRPGHPRYICPDGMSTLGKVFLQGWEAYDQPLPLEVEALVTGVQKATDGWTVTLEDGSTRSGRALVLNMPAPQALKLTQGQLKPEVQMALQAVRYAPCWAAILVPRQLPYLDWVGLEIEHPVLAWAALDHTKRAAPEPAVLVLHASPEWSQAHLELDPDEALRQIIEAAQELFGDWIGQCRTAMAHRWHYALPTQTHPWPYLAQENLVFCGDWCGGPRIEAALESGWASADYLVEYLRP; encoded by the coding sequence ATGACAGGCATCCCCGATGTGTTGGTGGTGGGCGCCGGGCTGGCCGGGCTGGCCGCTGCACGGGACCTGGCTCGAGCCGGCCACACTGTGCATATTTTGGAAAAGTCCCGCGGGGTAGCAGGACGGGCAGCCACCCGTAGGCTCGAGCTAGACGGCAGGGTTGTGCCCATTGACCACGGCGCCCAGTATTTCACAGCAAAAAACGCCCCCTTGCGCATCCTGCTCCCCGACCTGGTTCAGCATGGCCTGGTGCGGGAATGGAGCCAGGGTTTTCCAGTTTTGAAACCCAACGGCATCAAAGCACACAGGCCCGGCCACCCACGCTATATCTGCCCGGATGGCATGAGCACCCTGGGCAAGGTTTTTTTGCAGGGGTGGGAAGCCTACGACCAACCACTGCCGCTGGAAGTCGAGGCCCTGGTAACGGGGGTGCAAAAAGCCACTGATGGCTGGACGGTGACGCTCGAGGATGGTTCAACCCGCTCGGGGCGGGCCCTGGTGCTCAACATGCCAGCACCCCAGGCCCTCAAACTGACCCAGGGGCAGCTCAAACCCGAGGTGCAGATGGCTTTACAGGCCGTGCGTTATGCGCCCTGCTGGGCCGCCATCCTGGTTCCCCGTCAGCTGCCCTACCTGGACTGGGTGGGGCTGGAAATCGAACATCCGGTGCTGGCCTGGGCCGCCCTCGACCACACCAAGCGGGCCGCGCCAGAGCCAGCGGTGCTGGTTCTGCACGCTTCGCCCGAGTGGAGCCAGGCCCACCTCGAGCTAGACCCCGACGAGGCCCTCCGACAAATCATCGAGGCGGCCCAGGAACTCTTCGGTGACTGGATTGGGCAGTGCCGTACCGCCATGGCGCACCGCTGGCACTACGCCCTCCCTACCCAGACCCATCCCTGGCCCTATCTGGCGCAAGAAAACCTGGTGTTTTGCGGTGACTGGTGCGGTGGGCCCCGAATAGAAGCGGCCCTGGAAAGCGGGTGGGCCAGCGCCGATTACCTGGTCGAATACCTGAGGCCCTGA
- a CDS encoding ribonuclease HII — protein sequence MPALESDWWSMGLRVAGVDEAGRGALAGPVVAAAVILPPPEEPTQYPFQDSKTLSARLRDQLADQIQAVALAWGVGWAGVAEIDRLGILKATHLAAGRALAQLAVPAEALLTDYLRLEREWRQYLHNNPPRPDSPGLLRCPPKADQNSPTVAAASILAKVARDRYMEGLEQRYPGYGFAQHKGYGTARHLQALDELGPCEEHRRTFAPVAQTGLF from the coding sequence ATGCCCGCGCTGGAGTCCGACTGGTGGAGCATGGGCCTGCGGGTGGCCGGTGTGGACGAGGCTGGCCGAGGCGCGCTGGCCGGGCCGGTGGTGGCTGCAGCCGTCATTCTGCCGCCCCCGGAAGAGCCAACCCAGTACCCTTTCCAGGACTCCAAAACCCTTAGCGCCAGGCTGCGCGACCAGCTGGCCGACCAGATTCAGGCCGTGGCCCTGGCCTGGGGGGTGGGCTGGGCCGGGGTGGCCGAAATAGATCGCCTCGGCATTCTCAAGGCCACCCACCTGGCCGCCGGGCGGGCTCTGGCGCAGCTGGCCGTACCTGCAGAAGCCCTGCTCACCGATTATTTGCGCCTGGAGCGGGAGTGGCGGCAATATCTGCACAATAACCCACCCCGGCCCGACTCGCCCGGCCTGCTTCGCTGCCCGCCTAAGGCCGACCAGAACAGCCCCACCGTAGCGGCGGCCAGCATTCTGGCAAAGGTGGCGCGGGATCGCTACATGGAAGGGCTCGAGCAGCGGTATCCAGGGTATGGCTTTGCCCAGCACAAAGGCTACGGCACCGCACGCCACCTGCAGGCCCTGGACGAGCTTGGTCCCTGTGAGGAACACCGCCGCACTTTTGCCCCGGTAGCCCAGACAGGGCTTTTTTAG
- a CDS encoding DUF4384 domain-containing protein, producing MRTKLFLALLVVLLSSCFPSRSSLTVGLRFGFELSPIITRFEPDRGRGASYRVGESVSFIISLTRAGYVALVGLDPDGTAYEFDRVFLNPGTHVLSGPPGFRYELRPPLGMQRVRAIYTDTPYPSGFVIRGTYGLERWDQQISIYLERSGSRVRDVAETYLYIH from the coding sequence ATGCGCACAAAACTATTCCTCGCCTTGCTGGTCGTATTGCTTTCCAGCTGTTTTCCTTCGCGCTCCAGCCTTACGGTGGGGCTGCGCTTTGGTTTTGAGCTGAGCCCTATCATCACCCGCTTTGAACCTGACCGAGGGCGGGGCGCTAGTTACCGGGTGGGGGAGAGCGTTAGCTTTATCATCAGCCTGACTCGAGCCGGCTATGTGGCCCTGGTGGGCCTAGACCCAGACGGGACAGCCTACGAGTTCGACCGGGTTTTTCTGAACCCCGGTACCCACGTGCTCTCGGGGCCGCCGGGGTTCCGCTATGAGTTGCGCCCGCCCCTGGGCATGCAGCGCGTGCGGGCCATCTATACCGATACCCCGTACCCTTCTGGCTTTGTTATCCGGGGTACTTATGGCCTTGAACGTTGGGATCAGCAGATCTCCATCTACCTTGAGCGCTCGGGCTCGAGGGTCCGTGATGTGGCCGAGACCTACCTTTACATTCATTAG
- a CDS encoding quinone oxidoreductase family protein: MKAIRVHQPGGLEALQLEEIPIPTPGEGQALVRLQAIGVNFIDTYKRSGLYSVPTPFIVGEEGAGLVEAVGPGVTSVKPGDQVVYSNVQGSYAEYAVVPADKLVLIPAGLDPKIAVAAMLQGMTAHYLAYSTYPLKAGETCIVHAGAGGVGLLLIQMAKMIGATVITTASTEEKRALAKEAGADYALPYEGFDQKAREITGGKGVDVVYDGVGQATWEGSLNSLRIRGMLALYGQSSGPVAPFNPQVLNQKGGLYLTRPSLWHYTQTRQELEWRAGDVMRWALEGRLKIRIGAEFPLAQAAQAHKALQGRETTGKVLLIP; encoded by the coding sequence ATGAAAGCCATTCGCGTTCACCAACCCGGCGGCCTCGAGGCTTTGCAACTGGAAGAAATCCCCATCCCCACCCCGGGCGAAGGCCAGGCCCTGGTGCGGCTTCAGGCCATCGGGGTCAACTTTATCGACACCTACAAGCGCTCCGGCCTGTACAGCGTACCCACCCCTTTCATAGTAGGCGAAGAAGGGGCCGGTCTCGTCGAGGCTGTGGGGCCGGGGGTAACCAGCGTGAAGCCCGGTGACCAGGTGGTGTACTCCAATGTGCAGGGCAGTTATGCCGAATACGCTGTAGTACCGGCTGACAAACTGGTGCTCATACCTGCAGGGCTAGACCCCAAAATCGCAGTAGCCGCGATGCTCCAGGGCATGACCGCCCACTACCTGGCCTACAGCACCTACCCCCTCAAAGCCGGGGAAACCTGCATTGTGCACGCCGGGGCGGGTGGGGTGGGGTTGCTCTTAATCCAGATGGCCAAGATGATTGGGGCCACCGTCATTACCACCGCCTCCACCGAGGAAAAGCGAGCCCTGGCTAAGGAGGCCGGCGCAGATTATGCGCTACCCTACGAGGGCTTCGACCAGAAAGCCCGTGAAATTACCGGCGGTAAGGGGGTAGACGTGGTCTACGACGGGGTGGGGCAGGCCACCTGGGAAGGCAGCCTCAATAGCCTGCGGATTCGTGGGATGCTGGCCCTATACGGGCAGAGCAGTGGGCCGGTGGCCCCCTTCAACCCCCAGGTGCTCAACCAAAAAGGCGGCCTTTACCTGACCCGGCCTTCCCTGTGGCACTACACCCAGACCCGCCAGGAACTGGAATGGCGGGCCGGGGACGTGATGCGCTGGGCGCTGGAGGGCAGGCTCAAAATTCGAATCGGAGCCGAGTTTCCCCTGGCCCAAGCCGCCCAGGCCCACAAGGCGCTACAGGGGCGCGAGACCACCGGCAAGGTGCTGCTGATTCCTTAG
- a CDS encoding TRAP transporter large permease: MLLQGGGVELLGGAMFLGALVLIFTGYPVAFALGGVALIFGAIGISIGEFDLRFVGSLPQRIFGIMSNYTLLAIPYFIFLGLVLEKSKLAEQLLDTVGQLFGPVRGGVAIAVVLVGTLLAATTGVVAATVVAMGLISLPVMLKYGYSKPLATGVIAASGTLGQIIPPSIVLVVLGDQLGVSVGDLFLGALIPGLMLSGGLVLLVALVALVRPKMAPALPLEARPYRGWELGRRAIVALVPPVLLILFVLGSIFFGIATPTEAGAVGSLAALIMAALYRRLTWKVFRDAVVETARFTSMVIFILIGATAFSLIFRGLEGDKLVKDILVGLPGGEVGFIAFVMILVFVLGFFIDFFEIAFIIVPLVLPAAEAIWRAQAEAMQMAGNYDLSTEAFVQGKLLWFGIILAMNLQTSFLTPPFGFALFYLRGVAPPEVKTTDMYRGVVPFIIVQILVLIAVIAFPSLSSWLPSLRGTPGG; the protein is encoded by the coding sequence ATGTTGTTACAAGGTGGTGGCGTTGAGCTTCTGGGCGGCGCGATGTTCCTGGGGGCCCTGGTGCTCATCTTTACCGGATACCCCGTAGCCTTTGCCCTGGGGGGGGTCGCCCTCATCTTTGGAGCCATAGGAATTAGCATCGGGGAGTTTGACCTACGCTTTGTGGGCAGCCTACCCCAGCGCATCTTTGGCATCATGTCCAACTACACCCTGCTGGCCATTCCCTATTTCATTTTTCTGGGGCTTGTTCTGGAAAAATCGAAACTGGCCGAACAACTCCTGGACACAGTAGGGCAGCTTTTTGGCCCGGTACGGGGCGGCGTAGCCATAGCCGTAGTACTGGTGGGCACACTGCTGGCGGCCACCACCGGGGTCGTGGCCGCTACGGTGGTGGCCATGGGCCTGATCTCGCTACCGGTGATGCTCAAGTACGGCTATAGCAAACCCCTGGCTACCGGAGTGATTGCCGCCTCGGGAACCCTGGGCCAGATTATCCCGCCCAGCATTGTGCTGGTGGTGCTGGGCGACCAGCTGGGTGTGAGCGTGGGTGATCTGTTCCTGGGCGCCCTAATACCAGGCCTGATGCTTTCGGGGGGTCTGGTTTTGCTGGTGGCCCTGGTGGCCCTGGTGCGGCCCAAAATGGCCCCTGCCCTGCCCCTTGAGGCCCGGCCTTACAGGGGCTGGGAGCTGGGGCGGAGGGCTATTGTTGCACTGGTGCCGCCGGTCTTGCTGATCTTGTTCGTGCTGGGAAGCATCTTTTTTGGCATCGCTACCCCTACCGAGGCAGGGGCGGTGGGCTCGCTGGCGGCGCTCATCATGGCGGCCTTATACCGCCGCCTGACCTGGAAAGTTTTCCGCGATGCGGTGGTGGAGACGGCCCGCTTTACCAGCATGGTGATTTTCATCCTCATTGGCGCGACCGCGTTTAGTCTGATTTTTCGGGGCCTCGAGGGCGACAAGCTGGTCAAAGATATCCTGGTAGGCCTGCCGGGCGGCGAAGTAGGATTTATCGCCTTTGTGATGATTCTGGTATTTGTATTGGGCTTTTTTATCGACTTCTTCGAGATTGCCTTCATCATCGTGCCGCTGGTGCTCCCGGCGGCGGAGGCCATCTGGCGCGCCCAGGCCGAGGCCATGCAGATGGCCGGCAACTACGACCTCTCTACCGAGGCCTTTGTGCAGGGCAAGCTGCTCTGGTTTGGCATCATCCTGGCCATGAACCTCCAGACCAGCTTCCTGACCCCGCCGTTTGGCTTTGCCCTGTTCTACCTGCGCGGGGTGGCCCCGCCGGAGGTCAAAACCACCGACATGTACCGGGGAGTCGTTCCCTTTATCATCGTGCAGATACTGGTGCTTATTGCCGTAATTGCATTCCCCAGCCTGAGTAGCTGGCTGCCCTCGCTAAGGGGCACGCCCGGCGGCTAA
- a CDS encoding TRAP transporter small permease subunit, whose product MRVLLAISSLIDSVNEWVGRIVLWLVVPMVAIGAFNAIGRSLDKSIGTRLASNTYFELQWYIFSLIFLLMVGYVLKHDGHIRVDVVYARLGERGRAWVNMLGSILFLVPFALILFYVSLPLVAFSVQVREVSSDAGGLPRWPLKLMLLPAFILLALQGFSEFIKNLAFLRGVLPRLPHEARGEVA is encoded by the coding sequence GTGAGGGTGTTGCTGGCAATATCCAGTCTAATAGACTCGGTCAACGAATGGGTGGGCCGGATTGTGTTGTGGCTGGTGGTGCCGATGGTGGCGATTGGGGCCTTCAACGCCATTGGGCGGAGTCTGGACAAAAGCATAGGAACCCGCTTGGCCTCCAACACTTACTTCGAGCTCCAGTGGTATATTTTTTCGTTAATCTTTTTGCTGATGGTGGGTTATGTGCTCAAACACGACGGCCACATTCGGGTAGATGTGGTCTATGCCCGCCTGGGTGAGCGGGGTCGGGCTTGGGTTAACATGCTGGGCTCTATTCTGTTTCTGGTTCCTTTCGCGCTGATCCTTTTTTATGTGTCACTGCCCTTGGTGGCCTTCTCGGTGCAGGTGCGGGAGGTCTCTTCTGACGCGGGAGGACTACCCCGCTGGCCGCTTAAATTGATGCTGTTGCCTGCATTTATTTTGCTGGCCCTGCAAGGGTTTTCCGAGTTCATCAAGAACCTTGCCTTTTTACGAGGTGTGCTGCCCCGCCTCCCGCACGAGGCCAGAGGGGAGGTTGCCTAA
- a CDS encoding TRAP transporter substrate-binding protein encodes MKRRDFLKKAGIGAVAASTVFGPVYAQTAPRIRWRMATSWPRSLDTLFGAAETVAKRVSELTEGRFEIQVFPAGELAPGLQVLDVVQAGNVEIGHTANYYYIGKSPSLAFDTGVPFGLNPRQQNAWLYFGGGLQAMQRVIADFNAITFPAGNTGVQMGGWFRKEIKGPEDLKGLRFRIPGLGGQVMTRLGTTVQTLPAGEIFLALDRGAIDGAEFVGPYDDEKLGLNKAARFYYYPGWWEPGSTVSTIVNLDRWRGLPKAYQEAIISAASEANDKTMAEYDAKNAPALARLQRAGAQLRPFPTSVLQAANKEATALFDEIAAKDATYRGIYESWKKFRDESRRWFALNEFRYDDFVRTLR; translated from the coding sequence ATGAAGCGACGTGACTTCTTAAAGAAGGCAGGAATTGGCGCTGTTGCCGCCAGTACGGTGTTTGGCCCGGTTTACGCCCAGACCGCCCCGCGGATCCGCTGGCGCATGGCCACCAGCTGGCCCCGCTCCCTGGATACCCTTTTTGGCGCGGCTGAGACGGTGGCCAAGCGGGTGTCCGAGCTGACCGAAGGGCGTTTTGAGATTCAGGTCTTCCCTGCAGGCGAACTGGCCCCAGGGTTGCAGGTGCTAGATGTGGTGCAGGCCGGTAACGTGGAAATTGGACACACCGCCAACTACTACTACATAGGGAAGAGCCCATCGCTGGCTTTCGACACCGGGGTGCCATTTGGCCTCAACCCCCGCCAGCAAAACGCCTGGCTCTACTTTGGCGGCGGCCTGCAGGCCATGCAGCGGGTAATCGCCGACTTCAACGCCATTACCTTCCCCGCCGGCAACACCGGTGTGCAGATGGGGGGCTGGTTCCGTAAGGAAATCAAGGGCCCCGAAGACCTCAAGGGTTTGCGCTTCCGCATTCCTGGGCTGGGGGGTCAGGTCATGACCCGCCTGGGCACCACCGTTCAAACCCTGCCTGCTGGCGAAATCTTCCTGGCACTCGACCGGGGTGCCATCGATGGTGCCGAGTTTGTCGGCCCCTACGACGATGAAAAACTCGGCCTCAACAAAGCGGCTCGCTTCTACTACTATCCCGGATGGTGGGAGCCGGGTTCTACCGTCTCGACCATCGTGAACCTCGATCGCTGGCGCGGCTTGCCCAAGGCCTACCAGGAGGCCATTATCAGCGCCGCCAGCGAAGCCAACGATAAAACCATGGCCGAATATGATGCCAAGAATGCGCCAGCTCTGGCCCGCCTGCAACGGGCTGGCGCCCAGTTGCGGCCCTTTCCCACCAGCGTACTTCAGGCAGCCAACAAAGAGGCCACCGCCTTGTTTGACGAAATCGCCGCCAAGGACGCCACCTACCGCGGCATCTACGAAAGCTGGAAGAAGTTCCGCGACGAGTCGCGCCGCTGGTTTGCTTTGAACGAGTTCCGTTACGACGATTTTGTGCGCACCCTGCGCTAG
- a CDS encoding glycoside hydrolase family 3 N-terminal domain-containing protein: MEVGVRAIMSAHIRFPALDPQHPATLSRKILTHYLRERLGFRGITVSDALDMQAITRHCPADEAAVQSLQAGAGMILSLGRPAVHIAYG, from the coding sequence ATAGAGGTCGGCGTTCGCGCCATCATGAGCGCCCACATCCGGTTTCCCGCCCTGGATCCGCAGCACCCCGCCACCCTGTCCAGAAAAATCCTCACCCATTACCTCCGGGAGCGGCTGGGTTTTCGGGGCATCACCGTGAGCGATGCGCTGGACATGCAGGCCATTACCAGGCATTGCCCCGCTGACGAGGCTGCCGTGCAAAGCCTCCAGGCCGGGGCCGGCATGATTCTTTCGCTGGGGCGGCCCGCGGTGCACATCGCCTATGGTTGA
- a CDS encoding DUF4127 family protein, whose translation MKRVLLIPADTRPVTLELPHQMAQLAGLEVRSLPLEILNQMNQPGNTAAIAEWLWREAPAAGVCALGGGPVALAEASFACLVDDWLYQSRVRGEVQQALTEDPSPYDLGELQWGAELAIEQRLSPLAHSLWQQYFAPSLPGVMGWPRLSNGVFPLRLVQEEG comes from the coding sequence ATGAAGCGCGTTCTGCTCATACCTGCCGATACCAGACCTGTAACCCTCGAGCTCCCCCACCAGATGGCGCAGCTAGCTGGTCTGGAGGTGCGCTCTCTGCCGCTGGAGATTCTCAATCAGATGAACCAGCCGGGGAACACTGCGGCCATTGCCGAGTGGTTGTGGCGGGAAGCCCCGGCGGCGGGGGTGTGTGCCCTTGGCGGCGGCCCGGTTGCGCTGGCCGAGGCCAGCTTTGCCTGCCTGGTGGACGACTGGCTGTACCAGAGCCGGGTGCGCGGGGAGGTGCAGCAAGCCCTGACCGAGGACCCCAGTCCCTACGATCTGGGCGAGCTTCAGTGGGGGGCCGAACTGGCCATTGAGCAGCGCCTCAGCCCGCTGGCCCACAGCCTCTGGCAGCAGTATTTTGCCCCCAGCCTGCCAGGGGTCATGGGCTGGCCGCGCCTGTCGAACGGGGTGTTTCCCTTGCGGCTGGTTCAGGAGGAAGGGTGA